TTCCGTTGCGCTTGTGCACCCAGGCGGCTTCGTGGAAATCCACGAGGCCGGTCATGTTTTGCATGGCGCCATCGATCTCCATCATATTGTCTTTTAGTTTTCCTCCTTTGCAAACACCGCCGCCGCCCTGGTAGAAATAGGCTTTGCCATCATCGTCAACAAATACACAGGGATCGATCAAGGGATCGATGCCCGGAATATATCCCTGTACGGTGAAATCGCTGGCTGGTTTCTTGCTGGTGGCCACGCCGATCTTCCAGCTGGTATTCCATTCTGTTTCGCTGGGATGGGGAAAATAGAAATAGTAAGTGCCGTTCTTGTAGGCGCAATCGGGCGCCCACATGAAGCCACCATCGGGCCTTCCCCAACTAACCTGGCTGGCGCGCAGGATCTCGCCGTGATCGGTCCAGTTGATCATGTCATTGGTGGAAAAAACATGGTACTGATCCATCAGGTCGCAGCCGCGTGGTGGTTCGATATCATGAGAAGCATATACGTACAAGCGACCATCCGCCCAAACATGGGCGGATGGATCTGCTGTGTACATATGGGTAATGAACGGATTTTTGTGTTCTTTCGCCCAGAGGTCAACGGGTTTCTCCTCTTCGCTCTTTTTGGAAGAGCAGGCCGAAAGAACGAAAACCAAACCTGCAGCTATTGAGAAAACTGGTTTCATGGTTTAGGTTTTACACCACTGGTCTGCTCCACCATTTTGATGGAACCGTCTTCATTGAAGTAGAGCTTGTCTACACAAACGGAACGCAGCCAGTCGTGATTACTCAATACACTGTTGTGGTAGAAAGAATACCATTGTCCTTTGAATTCCACGATGGAGCCGTGATTGGTGTAGCTATCGGTGGGTTCCATGTAGATGCCCTGGTGTTTCCAGGGACCGAGGGGACTGTTGCTGGTAGCATATCTCATGCGATTGTGCTTCCCATCCACATCGTGATTATCTGAATAAGAGAGATAATAAACGCCATTGCGTTTGTGTATCCAGGTGGCTTCATGGAAGTCTTCGAGTCCTTCCATTTTTTTCATTTCTCCATCTATCTCCACCATATTGTCTTTCAGCTTGCCGCCCTTGCAGGTGCCGCCGCCGCCATGATAGAAATAAGCCTGTCCGTCATCATCGATGAATACACAGGGGTCGATCATGGGGTCGATGCCTTCAATAAAGCCCTGCACTTTGAAATCGCTGGCAGGTTTCTTACTGGTAGCTACGCCGATCTTCCAGGTGGTATTCCATTCGGTGCCGCTTGGATGCGGGAAATAGAAATAGTAAGTACCGTTCTTGTATGCGCAGTCCGGCGCCCACATGAAGCCACCTTCTTTGCGTCCCCAGGGCACCTGGCTGGCGCGCAGGATCTCGCCATGATCTTTCCAGTGCACCATATCATCTGTTGAGAATACATGATACTGATCCATCAGATCACAGCCGCGTGGCGGTGCGATATCATGGGAGGCATACACGTAGAGCCTGCCATCTGCCCACACATGGGCGGATGGATCTGCTGTATACATATGACGGATTATGGGGTTACCTTTTGGTTTGTCTTTGGTAAAGCCAAACAGGAATAATGTACTTACACCCAGTGCAACTATTCCGGCTGCGGCAAACAGTACGATCTTACGCTTCACAATAAATGATTTTCGCATGTTCATATATGTTATGGTTTCTCAACTATCCTCAGGTCGTCTATCGCCACGTTGA
This portion of the Pseudobacter ginsenosidimutans genome encodes:
- a CDS encoding family 43 glycosylhydrolase; protein product: MKPVFSIAAGLVFVLSACSSKKSEEEKPVDLWAKEHKNPFITHMYTADPSAHVWADGRLYVYASHDIEPPRGCDLMDQYHVFSTNDMINWTDHGEILRASQVSWGRPDGGFMWAPDCAYKNGTYYFYFPHPSETEWNTSWKIGVATSKKPASDFTVQGYIPGIDPLIDPCVFVDDDGKAYFYQGGGGVCKGGKLKDNMMEIDGAMQNMTGLVDFHEAAWVHKRNGIYYLSYSDNHDEANLHNRMRYATSNSPLGPWTYRGIYMDPTDSYTNHGSIVEFKGNWYAFYHNSSISKHDWLRSICADRLSYTENGLIKKVVQTAGKK
- a CDS encoding family 43 glycosylhydrolase, yielding MRKSFIVKRKIVLFAAAGIVALGVSTLFLFGFTKDKPKGNPIIRHMYTADPSAHVWADGRLYVYASHDIAPPRGCDLMDQYHVFSTDDMVHWKDHGEILRASQVPWGRKEGGFMWAPDCAYKNGTYYFYFPHPSGTEWNTTWKIGVATSKKPASDFKVQGFIEGIDPMIDPCVFIDDDGQAYFYHGGGGTCKGGKLKDNMVEIDGEMKKMEGLEDFHEATWIHKRNGVYYLSYSDNHDVDGKHNRMRYATSNSPLGPWKHQGIYMEPTDSYTNHGSIVEFKGQWYSFYHNSVLSNHDWLRSVCVDKLYFNEDGSIKMVEQTSGVKPKP